A portion of the Oncorhynchus gorbuscha isolate QuinsamMale2020 ecotype Even-year linkage group LG07, OgorEven_v1.0, whole genome shotgun sequence genome contains these proteins:
- the LOC124040341 gene encoding nuclear factor 7, brain-like, translated as MASSSSLPEEDFSCTVCLDIFKDPVMLSCSHSFCQACLKECWKDKESRECPLCRRRSSKDQPPINLSLKNLCEALRERRQTDPTTGSKVLCSQHSEKLSLFCLEDKEPICLVCQVSRKHKDHDCIPVDEAVQDHKEELQTDLMPLQEKLKVFNKVKQTCDQTAVHIKSQAQHTEKQIKKEFEKLHQFLREEEEARIAALKEEEDQKSQKMKEKIEQMNRAISSLSDTIRAIEEELKEEDISFLQNFKTTKERAQCTMPDPQLVSGGLIDVAKHLGNLKFRVWEKMKEIIKHTPVILDPNTASSRLSLSDDLTSVSRTDPEQQVPDNPERFMKYSTILGSKGFSSGKHSWEVELGDRPCWIMGVAKESVDRKGELFASPEYGIWAIRQDSGEYSNGKGETLLLKKKPQRIRVQLDYDQGEVSFYDSKDMTLIYTHKDTFTETLYPYFHIGSAGDVKSTGVQICQSEVSAHVS; from the exons ATGGCTTCTAGTTCGTCTCTCCCAGAGGAGGATTTCTCCTGTACGGTGTGCCTTGACATCTTTAAGGATCCTGTCATGTTGTCATGCAGCCACAGCTTCTGCCAAGCCTGTCTAAAGGAATGCTGGAAAGACAAGGAATCTCGGGAATGTCCACTTTGCAGGAGACGATCGTCTAAGGATCAGCCCCCTATAAACCTTTCTCTAAAGAACCTGTGTGAGGCCTTACGGgaaaggagacagacagatccaACCACAGGGTCCAAGGTGCTCTGCAGTCAACACAGTGAGAAACTCAGTCTGTTCTGTCTGGAGGATAAAGAGCCCATCTGTTTGGTGTGTCAGGTCTCAAGGAAACATAAAGATCATGACTGTATCCCTGTAGATGAGGCTGTACAGGATCACAAG GAGGAACTCCAGACTGACCTGATGCCCTTACAGGAGAAGCTGAAGGTCTTTAATAAAGTTAAACAAACCTGTGATCAAACAGCAGTGCACATTAAG AGCCAGGCCCAGCACACAGAGAAGCAGATTAAGAAGGAGTTTGAGAAACTTCACCAGTTTCtacgagaggaagaggaggccagGATAGCTGCTCTGAAAGAGGAAGAGGACCAGAAGAGTCAGAAGATGAAGGAGAAGATTGAGCAGATGAACAGAGCGATATCATCACTTTCAGACACAATCAGAGCCATAGAGGAGGAGCTGAAAGAGGAAGACATCTCATTCCTGCAG AACTTCAAGACCACGAAGGAAAG AGCCCAGTGCACAATGCCAGATCCACAGCTGGTGTCAGGGGGGCTGATAGACGTGGCCAAACACCTGGGAAACCTGAAGTTCAGAGTCTGGGAGAAGATGAAGGAGATCATCAAACACA CTCCTGTGATTCTGGATCCCAACACTGcatcctcccgtctctctctgtctgatgatCTGACCAGTGTGAGTCGAACTGACCCAGAGCAGCAGGTCCCTGACAACCCAGAGAGATTCATGAAGTATTCAACTATTCTGGGCTCTAAGGGGTTCAGCTCAGGTAAACACAGCTGGGAGGTGGAGCTGGGTGACCGTCCTTGCTGGATTATGGGAGTGGCTAAAGAGTCAGTTGACAGGAAGGGGGAGCTGTTTGCATCACCAGAGTATGGAATCTGGGCTATACGGCAGGATAGTGGTGAGTATAGTAATGGAAAGGGAGAGACCCTCCTCCTGAAGAAGAAACCCCAGAGGATCAGAGTTCAGCTGGACTACGACCAGGGGGAGGTGTCCTTCTACGACTCCAAAGACATGACACTCATCTACACTCATAAAGACACATTCACTGAGACTCTCTACCCGTACTTCCATATTGGATCAGCCGGTGATGTGAAAAGCACTGGTGTTCAGATCTGCCAATCAGAGGTGTCAGCCCATGTCAGTTAA